Genomic DNA from Salvelinus namaycush isolate Seneca unplaced genomic scaffold, SaNama_1.0 Scaffold3596, whole genome shotgun sequence:
agacagtaacagcagtatactgtaggtaggggtaaaggagagataatagacagtaacagcagtatactgtaggtaggggtaaaggatagataatagacagtaacagcagtatactgtaggtaggggtaaaggatagataatagacagtaacagcagtatactgtaggtaggggtaaaggatagataatagacagtaacagcagtatactgtaggtaggggtaaaggatagataatagacagtaacagcagtatactgtaggtaggggtaaaggatagataatagacagtaacagcagtatactgtaggtaggggtaaaggagagataatagacagtaacagcagtatactgtaggtaggggtaaaggatagataatagacagtaacagcagtatactgtaggtaggggtaaaggatagataatagacagtaacagcagtatactgtaggtaggggtaaaggatagataatagacagcaacagcagtatactgtaggtaggggtaaaggatagataatagacagtaacagcagtatactgtatgtaggggtaaaggatagataatagacagtaacagcagtatactgtaggtaggggtaaaggagagataatagacagtaacagcagtatactgtaggtaggggtaaaggatagataatagacagtaacagcagtatactgtaggtaggggtaaaggatagataatagacagtaacagcagtatactgtaggtaggggtaaaggatagataatagacagtaacagcagtatactgtaggtaggggtaaaggatagataatagacagtaacagcagtatactgtaggtaggggtaaaggatagataatagacagtaacagcagtatactgtaggtaggggtaaaggatagataatagacagtaacagcagtatactgtaggtcggggtaaaggatagataatcaCACAATTAGTTAGGAACTTTACATTCAAATTATTTTCAAGTTTATTTTTAAGGCTATTTACTGAATTattctgttttaataaaatacataattGGAAGAACAAACGTAATTGTGGAAATTCATATTTTGCAGCAAAATACTTTAATCTCAAGAGAAGGgttatgggggcgccatttcgactttgtaaaagttcgttcccaaattaaactgcctcgtactcaattcttgctcgtacaatatgcatattattattactattggatagaaaacactctctagtttctaaaaccgtttgaattatttctctgagtgaaacagaactcattctgcagcacacttcctgtcaggaactgaaaaatctcaaatcgaggtctctgttccagggtcagtttataaattatCATGTATTCTATGGGGCGACATGCACTGCAtgcgccttcccctagatgtcagtaggcagtgagaattggaatggtgttgctaggcagatctgaggccatataaatacTCATGGAACCTGGGGTGccctcttttcgacgttcgtcatggcgcaaaggAGGACCTCacgatggcattctgaaaagctctcgttataggccttagatatatccggctctgattttattcaatataggtgttaaagacatcataatgtcgttattttaaaccgagttatatcagtttatatcagtatattgcgattttcggtatttcatttgtgctgcgttatagtgagttggacacgtcttcgccacatggctaatgtttgctgctaattcctaagttgaagacggcaatctacaaccgagcaacgatgattctggacaaaggaccacttgcccaagattctgatggaagctcatcaaaaagtaaaaactatttatgatgttaattcgtaattTCTGTCGAAAAAGTGAAATTATTATTCCGCCATTattttcggtgcggtctcgctttaccgcacgctgtatgtcgtagtaacgttaattttaaaaatctaacacagcggttgcattaagaactaatgtatctttcatttgctgtccaacctgtattttttagtcaagtttatgattagttattgattagattaggtgcctctcccaagatgtctcccgacattttgtttgcattttggccactattctcattgtataaccacgatttgtgcctctaaatatgcacattttcgaacaaacaatatatgtattgtataatatgatgttataggactgtcatctgatgaagttttgagaaggttagtgaaaaaattaatatcttttgctggtttattcgcaatcgctaacgtgcatgaatcaatgctgcggtgtggttggctattgtagtaagctaatataatgctatattgtgttttcgctgtaaaacacttaaagaatctgaaatattggctggattcacaagatgttcgtctttcatttgctgtacgctgtgtatttttcgtaaatgttttatgatgagtatttaggtaattcacgttggtctctgtagttattctagccgctttggtgagattttgtgatggtggctgcaatgtcaaactatgatttatacctgaaatatgcacatttttcgaacaaaacatatgctatacaataaatatgttatcagactgtcatctgatgaagttgtttgcttttttactgatgggggtgctcccggatccgggatggtgactcgtgagaagtttaaatatttatttttctctTACTTCGGCGATTGGCTACTCCATGTGCTGGAGACAAACACTGTCCAAAAAAAGTATCAAATTTCGCAACACTAGCCATAAAGAATTGCGAAATAAATGGAATGTACACAAGGAGTGTCTGAAACAGGATCTACATCCTAGCTGTATAAAAATAGGAAGATGAAACTCCAGAATCAACACAGGTTCCTGAATACAGGGAGAAATGAATACTACTGCATTTCTGTTGGTTTccctgtgctgctgctgctggctgtCTGCGGCTCAAGAAGAGACCAAAAAGACtgaaaatgaagataaagaatgCCAGACATCACAAGGCTCCTGCTACCCTGACTTGTGCAAGCTGCTGAAAGACTTCGGTGTCATGCAGGAGAAACTGCGAACCACGGTGGAAAAAGTGGGAGTCATGGAAACCCAGCTGAAAGTTAGCGAGAATCAACTTGAGGAACTGAAAAATAACGAGAGAAGGAAGGTGATCTTTTCGGCTGCCCTGGGCGGGAATGGGCACACTGGGCCAATCGACCATGACACTACCCTGATCTACAAAGAGGTCATCACTAACATCGGCGGTGCCTACAATCCAAGTACAGGGGTATTTGCTGCCCCTATTGCAGGGGTCTACTACTTCAGTTTCTTCTACCATGCCGGAGGAAGTCAAGCTAAATACATCTCCTTGTTCAAGAATGGACAGCGCATGATCAGTTCCTCTGATCACCAGTGTAGCAGTGATGGAGCTGACAACGGGGCTAATGCAGTCACTCTACAGCTGGAGGTGGGGGACCAGGTCTTCATACGCCTAATGGCTAACACTCACGTGTGGGACTCTGTAAACCACACGACCTTCAATGGGTTCCTGCTCAAACAAGTGTGACGATAAATACATTGGTAGCGTTGTCCTCTGCTTTctaggtgtcgttagttgtctctgattgagaatcatacttaggtagcctggggaGGCCTGTCTAGCTGGGGAGGTCTGTCTGGCTGGGGAGGCCTGTCTGGCTGGGAAAGCCTGTCTGGCTGGGAAAGCCTGTCTAGCTTGGGAGGCCTGTCTGGTTGGGGATGCCTGTCTAGCTGGGGAGGCCTGTCTGGCTGGGGAAGCTTGTCTGGCTGGGGAGGCTTGTCTAGCTGGGGAGGCTTGTCTGGCTGGGGAGGCCTGTCTAGCTGGGGAGGCCTGTCTGGCTGGGGAAGCTTGTCTGGCTGGGGAGCCCTGTCTGGCTGGGGAGGCTTGTCTAGCTGGGGAGGCCTGTCTAGCTGGGGAGGCTTGTCTAGCTGGGGAGGCTTGTCTAGCTGGGGAGGTCTGTCTGGCTGGGGAGGCTTGTCTGGCTGGGGAGGCTTGTCTAGCTGGGGAGGCTTGTCTGGCTGGGGAGGCCTGTCTAGCTGGGGAGGTCTGTCTGGCTGGGGAGGCTTGTCTGGCTGGGGAGGCTTGTCTAGCTGGGGAGGCTTGTCTGGCTGGGGAGGCCTGTCTAGCTGGGGAGGCTTGTCTAGCTGGGGAGGTCTGTCTGGCTGGGGAGGCTTGTCTAGCTGGGGAGGCTTGTCTGGCTGGGGAGGCCTGTCTAGCTGGGGAGGCCTGTCTGGCTTGGGAGTCCTGCCAGGGGAGACATGTCTGTCTAGCTGGGGAGGCCTGTCTGGCTGGGGAGGCCTGTCTAGCTGGGGAGGCCTGTCTGGCTGGGGAGGCCTGTCTGGCGCCCCAGGTTtttgcgtttggcctggtataattctcaatcagaggcaggtgtcgttagttgtctctgattgagaatcatacttaggtagcctttttcacctgggttttgtgggtggttattttcagtctttgtgtgtctgcaccagacagaactgtttcggatgtttctttgttgttttgttattcagtgttcaggtttggattattattaaatatcatgaacactaaccacgctgcaccttggtcctcaccttcttccaccgacgacacccgttacagtaTCGTTCAGCGCTATAAGCCCTGACCTGACTCCCTCCTAGGAAAATATGTGTGAAATAGATCTCATTTTGTCATTTGAAAAAAGTGCCCATCACACAATTAGTTAGGAACTTTACATACAAATTCTTTTCAAGTTTCTTTTTAAGGCTATTTACTGAATTattctgttttaataaaatacataatttgaAGAACAAACGTAATTGTGGAAATTCATATTTTGCAGCAAAATACTTtaatctcaagagaagacaggttaaatatttatttttctctTACTTCGGCGATTGGCTACTCCATGTGCTGGAGACAAACACTGTCCCAAAAAATTCTCAAATTTCGCAACACTAGCCATAAAGAATTGCGAAATAAATGGAATGTACAAAGGAGTGTCTGAAACAGGATCTACATCCTAGCTGTATAAAAATAGGAAGATGAAACTCCAGAATCAACACAGGTTCCTGAATACAGGGAGAAATGAATACTACTGCATTTCTGTTGGTTTccctgtgctgctgctgctggctgtCTGCGGCTCAAGAAGAGACCAAAAAGACtgaaaatgaagataaagaatgCCAGACATCACAAGGCTCCTGCTACCCTGACTTGTGCAAGCTGCTGAAAGACTTCGGTGTCATGCAGGAGAAACTGCGAACCACGGTGGAAAAAGTGGGAGTCATGGAAACCCAGCTGAAAGTTAGCGAGAATCAACTTGAGGAACTGAAAAATAACGAGAGAAGGAAGGTGATCTTTTCGGCTGCCCTGGGCGGGAATGGGCACACCGGGCCAATCGACCATGACACTACCCTGATCTACAAAGAGGTCATCACTAACATCGGCGGTGCCTACAATCCAAGTACAGGGGTATTTGCTGCCCCTATTGCAGGGGTCTACTACTTTAGTTTCTTCTACCATGCCGGAGGAAGTCAAGCTAAATACATCTCCTTGTTCAAGAATGGACAGCGCATGATCAGTTCCTCTGATCACCAGTGTAGCAGTGACGGAGCTGACAACGGGGCTAATGCAGTCACTCTACAGCTGGAGGTGGGGGACCAGGTCTTCATACGCCTAATGGCTAACACTCACGTGTGGGACTCTGTAAACCACACGACCTTCAATGGGTTCCTGCTCAAACAAGTGTGACGATAAATACATTGGTAGCGTTTGTCCTCTGCTTTCTACTGTTGATGATATTATTATTGTGAACAGCTAATCTTTCTCACGTACTGTAACTCCTGTATCCTAATTCCTGATGTAATCTATATATCCATCATAATGTATTCAATATAACCATCGTATTCATCATTGTGTAGTCTATATATCCTTTTTGATGTATTCAGGCTGACAGTGTTGGCAAAATACATCGGTAGGCTAGCGCCGTCCTTTACTTCGTAGCTTGTGTGACAGCATCTCCTATCTTCTTTTGTTTCTGATGTGATGACTGTGTGTTGTTACACTCGTGTTCAACACCGAGACAAAACACCATTGTTGAAAAGCAAATaaagtctttaaaaaaaaaagagaaggaAAGAATTTATTGCCCGATTCCAGTTTTTTCACAATTAATTAATTAACACACGTTGGATGAAACTACATTTCAGGTTCTCTAAACTATAAACACAAATCCCCAAACCAGTTAGGCAATTTACCCAAAACCCCACAGATGTCTCGCAAAAATGAAACACAGCTATTAAAATCATGTACTCTCTGCTCAAAATGAAACTCTGCAAACAAATGAGACACGTCAAATGAATCTAACTTAGTGACACACGAGATCACGCTAATGTGACATATTCAAAACACTATATTTCAGTGTAAAGATTGTAAATGTTGTTGTTATTTGTTTGTGTGTACTGTGGGAGCTAGTGTAATATATATGTCATATTTCTAAAACAATTTTCCACGACAGTACTTGAACAAGAAAGGAACACAAATGCACAAATGTAAGTTCTATATTTCAATATGACTCAATAGATGTCAAACAGCATACTGTAAGCACACATACTGTAAAAatgcaaacatacagtaaatatgttacccgtgtggctcagttggtagagcatggcgcttgcaacgccagggttg
This window encodes:
- the LOC120040520 gene encoding complement C1q-like protein 2, with the protein product MNTTAFLLVSLCCCCWLSAAQEETKKTENEDKECQTSQGSCYPDLCKLLKDFGVMQEKLRTTVEKVGVMETQLKVSENQLEELKNNERRKVIFSAALGGNGHTGPIDHDTTLIYKEVITNIGGAYNPSTGVFAAPIAGVYYFSFFYHAGGSQAKYISLFKNGQRMISSSDHQCSSDGADNGANAVTLQLEVGDQVFIRLMANTHVWDSVNHTTFNGFLLKQV
- the LOC120040519 gene encoding complement C1q-like protein 2, whose amino-acid sequence is MNTTAFLLVSLCCCCWLSAAQEETKKTENEDKECQTSQGSCYPDLCKLLKDFGVMQEKLRTTVEKVGVMETQLKVSENQLEELKNNERRKVIFSAALGGNGHTGPIDHDTTLIYKEVITNIGGAYNPSTGVFAAPIAGVYYFSFFYHAGGSQAKYISLFKNGQRMISSSDHQCSSDGADNGANAVTLQLEVGDQVFIRLMANTHVWDSVNHTTFNGFLLKQV